Genomic segment of Saccharomyces cerevisiae S288C chromosome XV, complete sequence:
atatacgcatgttcttcataagtcatttgtcttttgatttcaCCCTGGTCATTTGGAATAATGTCACCGAGATTAgagttcttcaaaaatctgaTGTAAAATTTAACCCATgtagaaaagttttcttctgatgttAAAGTGTGTGGTGGTAAGACATTATTTCTCACCTTTGTCTTAGCTTGAGGTACTTCAGAGTGTTGATCCTGTGAACCGATTGGATCAGGTGAGGAAGTACTCAGCGGTGGGATATACTGTGGCAGCGGATAGTGTGGGTCCGGTTGATAATACGCAGGTGACGTTTGATAATGTGAACACGTCATCATAGATGGTTGTTGGTAATGTGCCCAGTTAGAAGCCATAGCTTTGTTTGGGGTCATCATGCCGTGCTGTTGGTACTGTCCATTCTGTGGaggtggtactgaagcaggttgaggagagacatgatgatggttctctggaacagctgatgTCCCAGGTGTTGTCTCTTGTTGAGAATTAACCTTAGTGGAATCTCTATCAAATTCCGGTAaattggaagctgaaacggctaacggatcttgatttgatgggacttccttagaagtaaccgaagcaTAGGCGCTACCATGAAAAGtgggtgaattttgagataattgttgggattccatttttaataaggcaataatattaggtatgtagaatgtactagaagttctcctcaaggatttaggaatccatgaaagggaatctgcaattctacacaattctataaatattattatcatcattttatatgttaatattcattgatcctattacattatcaatccttgcgtttcagcttccactaatttagatgactatttctcatcatttgcgtcatcttctaacaccgtatatgataatatactagtaacgtaaatactagttagtagatgatagttgatttttattccaacagttTTATATACCTCTCTTATTTAGTATAAGAAGATCAGTaattatttcttcattaatactATTTTTTACCTCTAATTATCAACAGATTCACATTCCAAGATGAGAATTTTAAGTTTATGGTCCCTTaattctttgatatcaAAGTCTCTCCTCAGAGAGGCATTGCAAGAATTAGCAGCGCCGTGGCGCAGTGGAAGCGCGCAGGGCTCATAACCCTGATGTCCTCGGATCGAAACCGAGCGGcgctaatttttttacctttgatcctttatttttcttaatttccTTGTCAGTCTGACTATTATTGTTAATACATAGAATGAAATGttatttataaaaaaaaaagttttggaGAAAAGTAGGATGATAGGATTTGAAGGTAGACTATGACCTTTGTGTTAACTTGGACAATCGTTTTATCATGACATCCGATCCTGTTAATACGAATATAAGTAGCCCCACTTTAACGGACAGAAATGCAGACGAATCATGGGAGCTCTTGAAAAGAGAGTTTAACACATTATTTAGCAACCTGAAAACTGACagtaaagaagaaggtaatTTCACAGACAACAAAGGAGTAATCGccaagaaaccaattgtTCTGCAGGATAATGATGATTCGGATTTTACGCAGAATCAGGGAAAAGTTGCTACTGCAACCAGTACAACTAGTGACAGAAGCTTTAAGCGAACACTTGGTTCTattgaaatgaaaaaacgTTATgttaagaaaaattgccaagcaaaatttgtttttaaCACGCTTGAAGGTAAAGAAGTTTGTTCGAAAATACTACAACATACCCTAGGCCTATTAAGTTTATTGCTATTGACGAGAAAGATACGACTACTAAATTTTTCCTCAAAACTGCGATTGGTGATTCAACAATTGAGTTTATTTCGGTACTATTTGAGATTCGGAAACTTTGCGATcaatttatataaaattatcaaaagaTTTCGCTGGTTGagagaaatgaaaaaactaCATTATAAAGATCaatcaattttattttattttaaaaatttccGGTTTTTCGACATTATTGAAGCTTTTTATAATTTGACAGATGAGTTGATACTGTTCCATAAGCTACAATCAATGTTTGGTAAAAAGAACACATCACATGCAAATACTAATAGACTAATGACATTCGTCAAAGAACAGCACTATATCTTATGGGAAGTTTTAAATATTCTTGCTatcaataaaaacattgaaCAATGGCGACAGCTAATAAGAGATGAAATTTATTTAAGTATCTATAATACCAGTGGTAATGCAATAAAGGAATACGAGTTAAAGTACAAACTACCTACCAATGACAAAGTCAATTTGGAGTTACggaaaaataatattacaTTGGATTTTTATAAGATAATACTAAACTTATTGTCTAATCTAATTAATATTAAAGGTAAAAGGGACAAATATAACTCAGAGCTAGCTTACGAAATAATTTCAGTAGGTTCCGGTGTTACTGAACTCCTTAAGCTATGGAACCGAGCCAAAGTCACTTCGGCTAATGAACATACAAGCGCTGTTTGACAACAGATGACCAAGTTCGTTGCATCCCTCTTTATTTCGTTTTTTTAGTTTGATATTATAGTacttgtatatatacattttttcttctttacGTCTAAAGATTTAGTTATACCCACTCCGCTTCCACTTGAGCTTTTTGGAATGTGTAGTCATTTCTATTGATGGTCACCACACCATCTTTCAGACTACATTTCCATCTCGCCTTTGTTCTTGTGACTTTATCATATAAGCACAGCATTAAGTTCTCATCTGGCCCATCCTCTTCACCCTCCGAAATTAGATAGTCATCGTCGGAATCATCTAGTTCTGAACCGACCTCATCCGTATCTAATAATgcacttcttttttccttcttcgCTTGTAATTTTACTTGTTCTATCTGCTCCTTTTCCTTGCGGGTTTTTTCCACGTCCTCCTCCTTTTCCTCGTCGTCTTTCTTCTCACTTTCATCATCTATGTTTTCGACGGTAGTTATATTGGCATTATTAATAGTAAGTTCTATTTCCGGTTTTACTTCAATTTTAGGCTGGCTAGTTACGTCCGCATTTGTATTACCACTAGTATTTGTGTTCAAGGTAGCACCTGAATTATTAGTTGCTTCTACCGTATTCGTATTAATATTGGTCTCTCCAGAGTGCGGTATGTTGTTGTTGGAATTGATATTTGGCAAAATTAGACCTTCATTACCGGTATTCTCCTCCTTAATATTGAACTCGCTAGAATTTACGCCGGGGGTAGCAAGATTGAAATTTAAGTCGTTCTGTACACCATTGATATTTCCTTCATTGAACTGATTGTCCCATGAAAAAGTAGTTACCTTCGTCTCTGTGAGCTTTTTTTgccaaatattttttaggTCTTGTAAAGTTTGTTCATCGATACCCGCATTTTCAAAGTCCTCTCTTACTTCATTTACCACAGACTCTACGATAATCTCGTACACTCTGCTGGCCTCTGCATTCGACATGATATCCAACGATGTCCCTTGTGTATGGCCTTGATTTGTGTGATACTATcgcttttcttctttgagCTTGCCCCCGATAATATGCCGTATGGCTTTATCCACCTTGTTATTTggcttcttcatcttttcttcaactgtCTCACATCATACTTGACGAAGCTTTTTTTCGCGTTaatttatattctttatttatttatttataatTCAGAGTGTACGATGAGTTCCTCTTTAATGGTTCATTTGAAGGACACTAACTAAAAAGAGCATCATTGGTGTCAAGGGGCACCCAGTTAAAAAAGGTTTTGAGCACATATCGTAATTCATGAACGAAGTTCCTACCACTCCAGTTAGGCTTATTTTAGGGCAAGCTCAGCAACGCGAGCAGAATTCAGAAAACTGTTCGCAAGAACGTAACCCACGCACGTTTAATTCCGAACCGGATTCCAGCTTTAACTCTCCTGGTTCCTCCCAGTTCGTGATACATCCTCATGAACCGCTCGAGAAGGAGAAAGATGAGAAGCAGGATTTAGACCGCTCGATTGATTACGGTAGGTCATCAGCTCTTAACAACAAGAATAATGCCAATCCATTAGAGAATATAGacataaataaaatgttTGATGACAAAAAATCAGATTCAGGTACCAATGATGATAAAGGAGGCGCAAGTACTAGTGATAAGCATGTCCTTGCATTGAATTATTCACCGATCAGAGTTGAAATGAACTCCTCAGAGAAACGAAGCGACAAAAACGTGGACgtagatgaaaatgataaagaagGTAGCCatattaataaaaaattgaaattgcAGTTAGAATCAGTACCtgatttgaaacaaagCTCTACTAAAGATATCATTAAtgacaaagaagaaattatgTCGTCTCCAATGGCGATTGATATGATTGAGACCAACATAAGCCCAAATAAATTCATAATAAACGACGGAGTTGAAAGAAACGATagtttcaatatcaatacCGACACACTTAAATTAGAAAATGATATAAATGAGAAACAACAAGAGGAAGACTTCATAAAATCTAACAGTAACAATGTGGTTAATATTGACAATGCTTATAAGGAAAAGGAGgacgaagaaaatgatataaCAAATTCTCATAT
This window contains:
- the PEX27 gene encoding Pex27p (Peripheral peroxisomal membrane protein; required for Vps1-dependent peroxisome fission but not Dnm1-dependent fission; functions to control peroxisome size and number; interacts with Vps1p and Pex25p; accumulates at peroxisomal membrane constrictions; PEX27 has a paralog, PEX25, that arose from the whole genome duplication) gives rise to the protein MTSDPVNTNISSPTLTDRNADESWELLKREFNTLFSNLKTDSKEEGNFTDNKGVIAKKPIVLQDNDDSDFTQNQGKVATATSTTSDRSFKRTLGSIEMKKRYVKKNCQAKFVFNTLEGKEVCSKILQHTLGLLSLLLLTRKIRLLNFSSKLRLVIQQLSLFRYYLRFGNFAINLYKIIKRFRWLREMKKLHYKDQSILFYFKNFRFFDIIEAFYNLTDELILFHKLQSMFGKKNTSHANTNRLMTFVKEQHYILWEVLNILAINKNIEQWRQLIRDEIYLSIYNTSGNAIKEYELKYKLPTNDKVNLELRKNNITLDFYKIILNLLSNLINIKGKRDKYNSELAYEIISVGSGVTELLKLWNRAKVTSANEHTSAV
- the TOA1 gene encoding transcription initiation factor IIA large subunit (TFIIA large subunit; involved in transcriptional activation, acts as antirepressor or as coactivator; required, along with Toa2p, for ribosomal protein gene transcription in vivo; homologous to largest and second largest subunits of human and Drosophila TFIIA); the protein is MSNAEASRVYEIIVESVVNEVREDFENAGIDEQTLQDLKNIWQKKLTETKVTTFSWDNQFNEGNINGVQNDLNFNLATPGVNSSEFNIKEENTGNEGLILPNINSNNNIPHSGETNINTNTVEATNNSGATLNTNTSGNTNADVTSQPKIEVKPEIELTINNANITTVENIDDESEKKDDEEKEEDVEKTRKEKEQIEQVKLQAKKEKRSALLDTDEVGSELDDSDDDYLISEGEEDGPDENLMLCLYDKVTRTKARWKCSLKDGVVTINRNDYTFQKAQVEAEWV